The Candidatus Aminicenantes bacterium genome window below encodes:
- the pssA gene encoding CDP-diacylglycerol--serine O-phosphatidyltransferase — translation MIPRSKRNDAGRRKEKRFPNERHRKVRISFLPSVFTTFNLLLGYLALLQILKRDFAQAVYFVIIAVVMDGFDGTIARLTKTESRFGMQLDTLVDGVTFGLVTSVMVYVWGFHDTYPQIGRVVGFLFLSAGIMRLARFNMLRDSKSSQSHMFVGIPIPLGAACVLSVVLIFDRPPIQPLHVMLFAGYVLLVAFLMISNIRYQTMKGIQPRHSLIFLFVLAGLIAFGSMYPRQTIPVLTVVYMFSPVLVRLYDRYQSESSGESSLEKDTSESVGDSKSR, via the coding sequence ATGATTCCCAGGTCCAAGCGGAATGATGCCGGTCGCAGAAAGGAAAAACGATTCCCCAATGAGCGCCATCGCAAAGTGCGCATTTCATTCCTACCATCTGTGTTTACGACTTTCAATTTGTTGCTTGGGTATCTCGCTTTGCTTCAGATCCTGAAACGGGATTTTGCCCAAGCGGTATATTTTGTGATTATTGCAGTGGTTATGGACGGGTTTGACGGCACGATAGCGCGCTTAACCAAGACCGAATCGCGATTCGGCATGCAGCTGGATACACTGGTGGATGGCGTGACTTTCGGCCTGGTTACTTCGGTGATGGTATATGTCTGGGGCTTTCACGACACCTATCCCCAGATCGGCCGGGTGGTCGGGTTTCTCTTTCTCAGCGCGGGTATCATGCGCCTGGCCCGTTTCAACATGTTGCGGGATTCCAAGAGTTCTCAATCGCATATGTTTGTCGGGATTCCCATTCCGCTGGGGGCGGCCTGTGTGCTCTCGGTCGTGCTGATTTTCGACCGCCCGCCGATTCAGCCGCTGCATGTAATGCTGTTCGCCGGGTATGTTCTGTTGGTGGCATTCCTGATGATTTCCAACATTCGCTACCAAACCATGAAGGGCATCCAGCCGCGACACAGTCTGATTTTTCTTTTTGTTCTTGCCGGACTGATTGCTTTCGGCAGCATGTATCCCAGGCAGACCATCCCGGTCTTGACCGTGGTGTATATGTTTTCTCCTGTTCTGGTGCGTTTGTATGATCGATATCAATCCGAATCCTCCGGGGAATCATCTCTTGAAAAGGACACCAGCGAATCGGTTGGAGATTCCAAATCGCGATGA
- a CDS encoding DUF465 domain-containing protein has product MEDQRIKDILIKKDGIFRSLFIEHQEFQQQLDDLSGTGNDSEIQEVRVREIKKRKLQLKDAMQRMISVYRRRIDSSLDRQS; this is encoded by the coding sequence ATGGAAGACCAGCGCATCAAGGATATCCTCATCAAAAAAGACGGGATTTTCCGGAGTTTGTTTATTGAACACCAGGAATTCCAACAACAACTTGATGATTTGTCCGGAACGGGAAACGACAGTGAAATTCAGGAGGTCCGGGTACGGGAAATAAAAAAACGCAAGCTTCAGTTAAAAGACGCCATGCAGCGCATGATCAGCGTCTATCGCAGGCGGATCGACTCTTCTCTGGACAGGCAGTCATGA
- the queF gene encoding NADPH-dependent 7-cyano-7-deazaguanine reductase QueF, which produces MNRITEELIKLRRPQSHVNPDVLEALPFQPPDSHTRIEILNPEFTSLCPKTGLPDYGTIRIRYIPREKIVELKSLKYYFLQYRQTGIFYERLTRLIRDHLVALLDPLEIEVEARFTPRGGLSSTVVSVYPAASAESR; this is translated from the coding sequence ATGAACCGCATTACCGAAGAACTGATAAAGTTGAGGCGTCCGCAAAGCCATGTAAATCCAGATGTACTGGAGGCATTGCCTTTCCAGCCTCCGGATTCACATACCCGCATCGAGATCTTGAATCCGGAGTTTACATCCCTCTGCCCCAAAACAGGACTTCCGGATTACGGCACCATCCGCATTCGCTATATCCCCCGGGAAAAGATCGTGGAATTAAAGTCGCTGAAATATTACTTTCTGCAATACCGCCAGACCGGGATCTTTTACGAGCGCTTGACGCGACTGATCCGCGACCATCTGGTCGCGCTTCTGGATCCGCTGGAGATCGAAGTCGAGGCCAGGTTTACTCCCCGGGGAGGGTTGTCTTCTACCGTTGTCTCCGTTTATCCGGCCGCATCAGCGGAATCACGCTGA